The following proteins come from a genomic window of Labeo rohita strain BAU-BD-2019 chromosome 25, IGBB_LRoh.1.0, whole genome shotgun sequence:
- the hic1l gene encoding hypermethylated in cancer 1 like, giving the protein MELPNYASQLLLQLNQQRSKGFLCDVIIMVENTLFRAHKSVLAATSHYFKSLVLHDNLIHLDPDMVDPVVFQQILDFIYTGRLAEETFEGVDLSSLLTTANFLQLNDLANLCSSRINQNGSLSIVARGSTKSSVRLYEDHSSDTETYTCMTPPKKRHNAESRCISRKKQDLGLDLSKKNSNSETTVNDEVFLSRTISNSMQLGINGKCVPKEEKWIIPLDGAQERKREGSRRKSKVNGYIPLSRAGSQLSQNQTFTLQLSVKKEKGIGGKTDEPNNGSTNFVYQKETFLKEAEGDNPYVCIPCEKGFPSSESLKSHVESHLDEDVDVKVEDEDEEERDGDPGVTRVSPEAPESLEQSPLKSLKDVDTLRPFPCNICGKMFTQRGTMTRHMRSHLGLKPFACEECGMRFTRQYRLTEHMRVHSGEKPYECQVCGGKFTQQRNLISHMRMHTSVS; this is encoded by the coding sequence ATGGAGCTCCCCAACTACGCCAGTCAACTGCTTCTCCAGCTCAATCAGCAGCGCTCCAAGGGCTTCCTGTGCGATGTCATCATCATGGTTGAGAACACGCTCTTCCGGGCACACAAAAGTGTCCTCGCCGCCACCAGCCACTACTTCAAGTCCCTTGTCCTTCACGATAACCTCATCCACCTTGACCCTGACATGGTGGATCCAGTTGTTTTCCAACAAATTCTGGATTTCATTTACACCGGCAGGCTGGCAGAAGAGACCTTTGAGGGTGTGGATTTAAGCTCTCTGCTCACCACAGCTAATTTTCTCCAGCTCAATGACCTTGCAAACCTGTGCTCCAGTAGGATCAACCAAAATGGGTCCCTCAGTATTGTGGCTCGTGGAAGCACCAAATCTTCAGTTCGCCTGTATGAAGACCATTCATCAGACACTGAAACATACACGTGTATGACTCCTCCCAAAAAGCGGCATAATGCTGAAAGTAGATGTATTTCGAGAAAAAAGCAGGACTTGGGCTTGGATTTGTCTaagaaaaattcaaattctgAGACAACAGTTAATGATGAGGTTTTTCTATCCAGAACCATCTCCAACAGTATGCAGCTGGGAATAAATGGGAAGTGTGTTCCAAAGGAAGAAAAGTGGATAATTCCTTTGGACGGAGCTCAGGAAAGAAAAAGGGAGGGATCCCGAAGAAAATCCAAGGTCAATGGTTACATTCCTCTTAGCAGGGCTGGAAGTCAACTAAGCCAGAATCAGACCTTCACTTTACAGTTGTCTGtaaagaaagagaaaggaaTTGGAGGGAAAACAGATGAACCAAACAACGGCAGCACCAATTTTGTTTATCAAAAGGAGACCTTTCTCAAAGAAGCTGAAGGGGACAACCCTTATGTTTGTATACCATGCGAAAAAGGTTTCCCCTCCTCCGAGAGTCTTAAATCCCATGTGGAAAGCCATTTGGATGAAGATGTGGATGTGAAGGTTGAGGATGAGGATGAAGAGGAACGTGACGGAGACCCTGGGGTCACCAGAGTCTCACCGGAAGCTCCCGAAAGCCTGGAGCAGAGTCCGTTAAAGTCCCTCAAAGATGTAGACACCTTGCGTCCCTTCCCTTGCAATATTTGCGGCAAGATGTTCACGCAGCGCGGCACCATGACCCGCCACATGCGCAGCCACCTTGGCCTAAAGCCATTTGCATGTGAGGAGTGTGGTATGCGTTTCACCAGGCAGTACCGTCTCACTGAGCACATGCGTGTCCATTCAGGGGAGAAACCCTATGAGTGCCAGGTCTGTGGTGGGAAATTTACACAACAAAGAAACCTCATTAGTCATATGCGGATGCATACCTCAGTATCTTAG